CTACCATGGTCTGCGCCGTCTGTGCCCGGCGGACAAATCGCCGACCCGCGATATGCGCGACAGTGCTCTGGATGACCTCGTTAAGCTGTGCTGGATCTACGAGCGCCACGACAAGCTGATTCTGCGGCAGCTGTTGTACGCCGTGTCTGGGCTGGTGATAACGTTTTTCGACATCGGTGCGAACGAGCGCGACTTCCTGTTGAACACGGCGTTGCTGAGGTTTGATTCGAGGCCTCTGATCCAGTTCGAGCTGTTGTCGGCGTTTGCAGAGGAGCTCTTCAACGAGAACATCGGCGTGTCTTCGTTCACGCGTGCCGATGTGGtgcgcagcagcgtgaTGATCGCGCCCCGTATATTCGGGCGCCTGTTCGCCTTCATGGGGGATAAGGCCAACATCGAGCATGTGCCATCTTTGCGCGCCCTGGCGCATTGGATGGGGCTACACGTCCGCTTGGTGCGGACGTTCGGAGGGACCCACGAGTACGTGCCAAATGAGGCACACGGTGGGATACACACGTTCGACATGGACGCCATGGGTGCTAAAATACCACGAGACGATGCGGTTTTGATCCGCAACGGCCTGAACGCCTTCGGTGCTATGGGTGGCGTTTTCTCGCTATTCGAGAGGTTGCGTCACTCCATCTTGGTGAAGCACGTGGAGATGTCTTCGCTGGTCTGCGAGGCGCTGATTCACTTCTACTCGTTGACGCAGTTCGACTTCATGAACATTTTGACCGCCACCAGTCAGAGGTACAACGACGTGTCCTCCCACACGAGCCGGAGCTGGACGACAAGTTCTAAACCGTACATCGCCCAGCTTCCGTGCATTGTGACCGACAGTTGCAACTGGGCAATGGACTTCGtttcgcagctgcaggagatCCTGTGCCCGCTGATGTCGCAATGCCGCGACAACCCCGCCGACCCGCGTTTCCCCGTTGTGACGCAGATACTGCGTAACGTCATGGAGTTCCTGGTGGTGATCGCCGCTGAGCACATACCGTTCATTTTGATGTTCTCGGAGGGCGAGATGCACAAGGCCTGCGCCGTGTGCTTCTTCGTGAATGAGGCGGTGCGCTACCCCGACATGCACTGCCGCGAGCTGTGCCTCGACTTTTACGTCAGCATGATAAGCATCCTGTTTGCGACCAAGgacgcgatggcggagcCGCACCTGTCGACGTGCGTGCTGCGCATCGTGCAGGCGATGCGCCACAACTACACCGACTTCGTGCGGCAGCTGCTCAAGAGCGCCACCCTGGACTTCGATAACCACGAGGAAGAGGCGTTCGACAACTACCGCCGCCTGATCGCGGCGTTCATCGACGAAGCCATACACATCATCGGCGTGAACGTGCTGGTCATGGTCATCCAATGCAAGGTGAAAGCGCTTGAGGAGGGCTTCGATTGGGTCGAGGCTGAGATGTGCTCCTTCCTGATTCGCGCAGTGGCACACCGTCTGACTCCGGGCCTGGCCGAGGCCATCATCCTGAAGTACCTGTCTATCGTGTGCGACGAGAAGCGGTTTAGAGAGCTGTATGCGGAGAAGGGTGATGATATCGCCTCGTACGTTCACCGCAGCATCGCCTTATGCATCGTGCTGACCTCCGGTCTGATCGTGCAGGACGCGGAGGTGCTGaaggcggcgcagcagctgtgTATGAATAATTTCGGCAGCGGCAATGGCGTTTACCCTAGCTTCAGCGCCCGTGCCATGCATGCGCTCGCGTTGAGTGCCGACTACTCCACGTGCGACGTTTTTGATCTGATGCGCAACATATCGCAAAAAATCGCGCAGGCAGACTCTCCCCTCCCATCTCGCCTGGAGCTGTTGGGAGGCATCGCCAACCTGTTGTCGACGTTCAACGACAGTGCGAAGGTGCGGCTTCGTCGTGACTTCGTCGCAGCCATGTCGATGCGGCTCAACGGGCTGATCGACGCGGGTCAAACTGAAAACATGGCGGACGAGATTGCCCTTTACGTTTCCACTCTGTTCCTGGTGGACTTCAAGCCGTGGTTCACTACCGACGTGGGCGGCAACTTGTCCAAGGAGTGCATGGACCTGATGCGTCGCAACCACGAGTCCACAACCCTGCGCCGCATCAAGCGCATTAACGCCTTTTGGCCGCAGGTGGACCTGTGCCTGGAGTCGCTGCGTGTGGACCAGCGCTACCCCACGGACGACGTCGAGAACGTTACGCGCCTGTTGATCTGGATTCTGAAGGAGGCCCATTTTGGCAGCCACAGCCACATACTGGCGCTTTACGCGGCGTTGCACTCCACGCGCCTGTGCAAGCAGGAAAAGCTGTTGAACAAGTGCATGGACGTGGCCGACCAGTACGTGTCACGGATTTTGAATGTGATGATCGACTGCGATGACTTCGCCGACAGCAGTGCTCCCGCCGTGTCAGGTGTGGTGACTTCGGACAATGAGGTGATAAAGGCGGAGTACAGTGCTTCCAGCGAATCGGTTGTTAAGCTGTTCCACCCCAACTCCGTGGAGGTCAACGGCGTCCACAGCCACGCTACATCAACCGATGGCACCCCATCGCAATCCTTACGCATCGACGAGTTCACACGCAACGCATACGGCCACGGTTCGTACACTGACGGGTTCCGCAGTGTCGGTCACAGAGCTGAGGACCGCGACGTTAGGAACGGATTTAACGGGCCATACACAGAAGGTTCCCGTGCCACTGGTAACCACACAAGTGGTAGCAGGCACGTCGACCTCCCAACTGGCGCCGCATCGGACGGCAGTGCGGCGTCTCATTTCCGCCAGTCTGCAACCGAGATCCTGCGTATCCTCAACACTGAACGGTTTCGCGCTGAGGGGGATCTCAACAGCCTGGATCTGTTCACGAACGCAATTAGGTCAGGCGTGAGTAACCACGTGTCTGCTCTAAGGCTGCTAACGTGGCCTAAGTTTGGGCGGTACGTGGCGGTGGTGGCGCTGCTACTGCCGACGGAGAACCCTGCGCTCAACAGGTCGATCGTGGAGCTGTTCGTGGCGCTGGTGCACTGGATTCGTCGCACCAGGACGGAGCTGCCTGATAAGGAGCGTCAGAAGCGTCGACTCATTCGCAACGCTGCAAGGGCGATACTGCTGGGCAAGCATTTCGCGCAGAGCAACATGACGATGGCCGACGTGGTCGCATCGTCGATTTTCCAGTCGATGATGTCGCGGCCTTGCCAGGTGGAAGGCTGCATTCCGCCGGCAACCCGCGTGATTCACACCCTCATCGGCTCCAAGTCGTTCTACCCTATGGTAGCCGCTTCCGTCAAGAGTTGCATGAAGGTTGGTTTTGCTACGGTTTAAACGATACCACTGTGTCCAGGCATCGCCCAGCACCCGGCGTAGGCTGGGCAGCTGCCACCTCACCATGTGGAGCACCGCGCGCGAGGTGCGTCACCTGCTGTGGATGATGTGTACCAACTGTCCCGGTGAATCGGTTGGGGCAGGGACCAAGCCACAGTAGATAAAATGCCGCGGATTCGGACGCTAAACTCGCGCCCGCCGCCGGAGGGCTGGGATATGATCTCCGACACGCTGGAATCCCTGGAGGAGCGTATGAAAGCCGCCGAGCGCGAAAGCGGCGAGGGAAAGCGGCGTAGCGAGGTGCAATGGCCCATCTTCCGCATTCACCACGAGCGGTCGCGTTATATTTACGAGCTGTTTTACAAGCAGAAGGCCATCTCAAGTAAGTGGCCGCGGATGCACACGACCGGTGCAGCCAACCTTCGTATTTTCTCTGGGTGCCATCGTGTCTAGTTGTTTCAGTGTTGCTATTTCGTATTGACGCCTGTGTTGATGCGTGTCCATGCTGTCTTTGCGGTCCGCGTGTCGCCGCGTCGTTGGCGGTGTAACGACGTTGCTAACCTTTCGCAGGGGAACTGTACGACTACTGTGTCCGTGAAGGCTACGCGGACGCGCACCTCATTGCCAAGTGGCGCAAACCCGGCTACGAATGGCTGTGCTGCCTGCGCTGCATCCAGACGGCGAATCAGAACTTCGGCACCAGCTGCATCTGCCGCGTTCCCAGCCGCGACCTGGAGCCAGGGAAGATCATCGAGTGCATCCCTTGCGGGTGCCGCGGCTGCGCCTCGTGCGACGTCAAAAACGAGTGAGCCTAGCCAGCGGCGCAGCCTACCGATCGCAGCGCCCGACCCTGTGGCTTCGCGCTGAAGGACTGGGGTATTAATGCAAGTAAAAATCCTTTGTTTCGCTACACGTTGTTGTCACCGAGATTAGTGCCGATATTGTTGCACGTGATGTTGACTTATGCGGAATATACTGTTGTCTTTATTGGCCGCCGCTAGAAGGAGCGGTGAATGTTCACGAGGTACCGCCGCTGTGACGCTCTGTATAGTTCCTGCATGGGCCCCTGGAACTCCGTGTGTTGCATTGACATCGTGGCCTCGCCGTACTGCGTGCCTCCTAACGGCGGAAGCTGGAGCACGTTGGGGTCTATGGTCCCGATTTCCCTGCCCGGGGGCACAAGCTTGTGCACCTCCGCCATGTACGCGGGCTCGTCCTGTATTGTTGTGCATCCGCCGCGATCAACGGTGTCGTAGTTGCGGCACACCGACGCCGCCTTGAAACGCGATTTGGCGCCCCCTCCCTGTGTCCGCCCGGTGCAGGTGTGGTACCAGACACGCTCGGGTGCGGTGCTTGCGATAACGATTGCCAGCCCCCTGGCTTGCGAGCGGCCGACCCTGCCGACGCGGTGCAGGAACTGGAATTTACACTCCGATACGTTCAGCATCGCGCAGAACGGCATGCCGGCGATGTCGACGCCCCGGGCGGCAACGTCCGTGCAAACCAGGAACCTGTATAGGCCGTTTTTgaaatcctccaagttaCGCTTGCGCCGGTGCTGGTCCAGCTTCCCACCCAGCTGCGTCGCCGAGTAGCGGTTGATCAGCGTGTTGCTGCGCGTGCTGTTGAGGTGCGCCAGGTACGTGCAGAGGTTCTCGCAGTCGAGGTTGGTGCGGCAGAAAATGAGCCCGCTGGAGACGTTGAGCTTGTCGAGCAGCGCAACAAGGCACTTTGGCTTCAGCGTCTTTATACGGCGCGACGCCCGGTCGAGGTGCTCGAGTCCGTCCAGAGGCGGCTCAGGGTACTGGCGCTCGAAGTCGTACGTGCACTCCGGGTTCAGCTGCACCGCGCAAACATCCACAGTGTCGGCTATTTGCGGGTGCCCCTTGAGGTCGATCCACTGGGCCTCGCGCGTAAGCTGCTCCACGTTCTCTGCGACAACGGGGCTGTGCAACGTCGCGGAGAACAGGAGCACCTGCAGGCGGCCTTTATCTGGCCCCGGTCCTCTGCTGCGCATACTGCGAACTATCTGCGACGTCGCTTTCGCGTCCTGCTTGATGAGTTCGTCGGCTTCGTCCAGGACGAGGAACTGCACGGTGCCAGTCGGCACCTTGCTGGCGCTCcgcaaggtggtgaccacgATATGCGCCCCTGCGTTGTCAGAGACGGTGATAGCGGGCGCAGTGAGATACTTTGCGTACAGCTTGAAATTCTCCAAAGTTTGCCTCGCCAGCTCTATCGTCGGTTCCACGACAAGGCAGAGGGCACGTTGGGCCCTGCGACCTTCTGAATCATTGGAGCTGCCGGAGCCACCTGAGCTCTCTGCCAACCCAACTGGCGTGTATCCTTCCTCGGGAAACGTCATTTTGTGCACATTTACAGTAAATTTGGCCTTTTTAGCGCACACTGAGGGGAAGAACGGCTCACCCGGGCTTCGTATTTTGTATGCGACACCCAGGTGACGCTGGTTGAGCTTGAAAGCAACCTCGCCCGACTTCATATCCAACAGGCACTGCAATACGTCACCGCGCCCGTACGGCGCTCCATAGTCCAGAAACTTTCCGCTGTTGCTCTTCTTCCCAGTTGACCCGAAGCCATACGAGTTTTTGTCGAGCCCAATTGCGTACTGGCAGTTTGCCGTGGCCCACCCGAACCTGCAAAGTCCGtccgactccacccggcacTCGAAACAGTACCGACCAGTGCCGCCTACGGGTTTGCATAAACGGGCGCCGAACCATTTGTCGGCATTAGTTAAAAATGTGTTGGTCGTTGCATCAAACTGCATTTCGGAATCGCCATCTACAGTTAGCAAGTTATCGTCTGCAGTAGCTGATTCAGATTCGACGGCTGCCGTCGATGCCTGCTCATCGTTGGCATCATCAACAACCGCTTGCGGTCGGCGTTTTCCCGAAGCGCGCTCCCTCAGCGTCTCGTGGACAAGCTGCAGGCACGGCAACGCGAACGCTGCGGTCTTGCCGCTTCCGGTTTCCGCCGCCGCGCAAACATCGCGTCCGCCTAGAATCGCGGGGATCGCCTCTGCCTGTATTGGCGTCGGCAGCACCCAGCCTAGGTCAAGACATGCTCGATTCAGGTCAGGATCGACTCCGAATTCGCTGAACGGCATCCTGTTCCGTTTACGAGCCAGGAGTGGCCCGGACTGCTCAGGCCGCGTCTATGTTTACACACCTGACGCCGCCCGCTAGGGCTAACGACAGCGTGGTGAGAAACGGCAGCGCCACGAGCCGTTTAGGCTCGTCCAGGGCCTCCTGACTAGCGAAGCCACATTTCATAATTATTGAGTAGCGAAATGTGCGACCTTCGTCACTGCTGCGTGTCGGCTGCAGATGTTCGCGCCCCGCAAGGTGCGGTGATGCCGGCCTCAGCCGGCCGTCCGTGGCCAGAATCACGACCAACTACGCAGGCATAGTACCCTTGAACTTGGAATCCGGGGATTACTGCGTGATCAGGGCTTCTAATCGCCGGTTGTGGCGTCTACGTTTGCGACATCGTTTTCCTTGCCCCTACAGCAGGATCTATACGGCTGCTGTTATTCCTCCCTATGGGCCGCCCTGACAGCGTTTTGGGTTCCTCGTAGCAGCGCCAATTCCGGCTGGCGGGTCAGCAGTGGAAGACACATCTTTAATGTCCCGAGCGTCTCGCCCTCAAAACTCGCACGGCTTACAACGTCGGAAGAGTGTGTGAAGTGAAACCGTCGTCTCTCAAGCATCTCGATTTGACACGGAAGCTTCTGGAAGATTGCGTGTTATCTTCGTTTACAATAATATCGCTACCCGCGGGAGGCGCTGTGCAAAGCAAAATAAACGGCCCGTTTATCGACGTTCTCGAGGATGTCTATGTCGGAGCACTCTGAGCCGACTCGCGATGTGCGCGTGATTTCGGTGGAGCAGTTTCACAAAACGAAGCTGTGCCCGCACATGAACAAGCCGGAAGGCTGCCTGAGAAGCATGCGCTCTCATTGCCCGTACGCTCACAGCGCGGATGAGCTGAAGGAGCCTCCGAACTTGATCAAGACTGCAATGTGCAAGCTCCACCTCAAGGGGAACTGTGATAAGACGAGCGAGGAGTGCCCCTATGCACATTCCTTCGACGAGCTGCGGCACACCGACGGCTTCTACAAGACGTTCATCTGCAAGTTCTGGGAGAAGGGCTACTGCAAGGCGGGGTCGATGTGCCGCTATGCGCACGGCACTCAGGAGCTTCGGCGCGTGTCTTCGGACGTCGGCCACCTGCGGTCCCGGGACATCGATGCCATGGACCGCATGACATCCCGCGTCACCTCGTTGGGTGAGCACGCTGTCGCGCATATGGACACCACCGAGCGTAATTGCACTGCGCCCACCAGCACGTCGGCGTACAGTTTCAACCGCACCCTGCCGTCACCGCTGTTTGTATACCCGGTGTACGGGGACGTGACCGCCTACTCCACGACCCCGACCGCCAGCGGGATTCAGCAGTGGGTGCCCAGCACGGAGTCGTCCATCGCCAAGGAACAAGACGAGGCTTTCTACCTCATGCACTACTA
This genomic stretch from Babesia bigemina genome assembly Bbig001, chromosome : III harbors:
- a CDS encoding Zinc finger C-x8-C-x5-C-x3-H type domain containing protein, putative, with amino-acid sequence MSMSEHSEPTRDVRVISVEQFHKTKLCPHMNKPEGCLRSMRSHCPYAHSADELKEPPNLIKTAMCKLHLKGNCDKTSEECPYAHSFDELRHTDGFYKTFICKFWEKGYCKAGSMCRYAHGTQELRRVSSDVGHLRSRDIDAMDRMTSRVTSLGEHAVAHMDTTERNCTAPTSTSAYSFNRTLPSPLFVYPVYGDVTAYSTTPTASGIQQWVPSTESSIAKEQDEAFYLMHYYLQKYIECSSKQQSYLQQQRYQQQGYMAESFHKS
- a CDS encoding G10 protein family protein, putative, whose amino-acid sequence is MPRIRTLNSRPPPEGWDMISDTLESLEERMKAAERESGEGKRRSEVQWPIFRIHHERSRYIYELFYKQKAISRELYDYCVREGYADAHLIAKWRKPGYEWLCCLRCIQTANQNFGTSCICRVPSRDLEPGKIIECIPCGCRGCASCDVKNE
- a CDS encoding DEAD/DEAH box helicase domain containing protein, putative; this translates as MPFSEFGVDPDLNRACLDLGWVLPTPIQAEAIPAILGGRDVCAAAETGSGKTAAFALPCLQLVHETLRERASGKRRPQAVVDDANDEQASTAAVESESATADDNLLTVDGDSEMQFDATTNTFLTNADKWFGARLCKPVGGTGRYCFECRVESDGLCRFGWATANCQYAIGLDKNSYGFGSTGKKSNSGKFLDYGAPYGRGDVLQCLLDMKSGEVAFKLNQRHLGVAYKIRSPGEPFFPSVCAKKAKFTVNVHKMTFPEEGYTPVGLAESSGGSGSSNDSEGRRAQRALCLVVEPTIELARQTLENFKLYAKYLTAPAITVSDNAGAHIVVTTLRSASKVPTGTVQFLVLDEADELIKQDAKATSQIVRSMRSRGPGPDKGRLQVLLFSATLHSPVVAENVEQLTREAQWIDLKGHPQIADTVDVCAVQLNPECTYDFERQYPEPPLDGLEHLDRASRRIKTLKPKCLVALLDKLNVSSGLIFCRTNLDCENLCTYLAHLNSTRSNTLINRYSATQLGGKLDQHRRKRNLEDFKNGLYRFLVCTDVAARGVDIAGMPFCAMLNVSECKFQFLHRVGRVGRSQARGLAIVIASTAPERVWYHTCTGRTQGGGAKSRFKAASVCRNYDTVDRGGCTTIQDEPAYMAEVHKLVPPGREIGTIDPNVLQLPPLGGTQYGEATMSMQHTEFQGPMQELYRASQRRYLVNIHRSF